DNA sequence from the Sinomonas terrae genome:
CTCGACGATCGCGAAGTCGTTGGTCACGACCGTCATGCCTTGCCGCTCCCGGATCGCGGGAACGAGGGCGCCGGTGGTGGTGCCGGCGTCGAGGTAGAGCACCATGCCGTCGGAGAGGAGCCCCGCGGCGGCCCCCGCGATGGCGGCCTTCTCGTCCCGCTCGGAGGCCGTCTTGTCCCCGAACGCCGGCTCGCGACGCATGCCGCTGGCCAAGCGCACGCCTCCGGGCACCGAGACCGCGCGTCCTTCCCGCTCGAGCACGGCGATGTCGCGCCGAACGGTCATGTGGGACACGCACAGGAGCTCGGTGAGCTGGGCGACGCTGAGCACATGGTCGCGTCGCAGGGCCCGCATGAGCTTCTCCCGCCGCTGGTCGGGGATGAGAATCCCCTCTTCGGGCATCGGTGCTTCGGTCATGGTCGGTCTCCGCTCGTCTCTAGAGTGCCGGGGCCGGCCCGAGCTCGCTGCGCAGTGCGCTCAGCGCCGCGTAGGCCTTGTCCCGATATGCAACCAGATCCGGTGCCTCCTCAGCCGGGATGTCGAGGAAGCCGCCGCCGGACTTGAGGCCAAGACGTCCCTTCTCGACCATCGAGTGGAGCATGCCCGGAGACGTGAAACGCTCACCGTACTCGGCCTCGAGGCTCGCGTAGGACATGTCGTAGACGTCCAGCCCCGCCATGTCGGCGATCGCGAAGGGGCCGAAGAGGGCCAGCCGGAAACCGAAGGCGTTGCTGACCACGGTATCGATCTGGGACGGGGTCGCGAGCCCCTCCTCCACCATCCGCACGGCCTCCTTGAAGAGGGCGAACTGGAGCCGGTTGGCGACGAAGCCGGGCGAATCCGCAACCTGGCCAGGCTGCTTGCCCGCCTCGCGGATCAGGTTCTCCGACGACGAGATCGCCCATTCGACGGTCCCCGGATGCGGGATGAGCTCGACGCCG
Encoded proteins:
- a CDS encoding 3-hydroxyacyl-CoA dehydrogenase family protein codes for the protein MNASEKAIQRVAVVGSGYMGGGIAQVLALAGRDVVLGDVDGERAAQARERLVAQAGRFEEDGLFRDGAAEEIAGRLSAAESVEAAVEGADYVTEAVFERRDVKAEALSRISAAAPAEAVIGSNTSAIPIAELAQSVVGPERFLGVHWMNPAPFIPGVELIPHPGTVEWAISSSENLIREAGKQPGQVADSPGFVANRLQFALFKEAVRMVEEGLATPSQIDTVVSNAFGFRLALFGPFAIADMAGLDVYDMSYASLEAEYGERFTSPGMLHSMVEKGRLGLKSGGGFLDIPAEEAPDLVAYRDKAYAALSALRSELGPAPAL